The genomic window CCCTCCCTTTCCGGGGACCTGTTCGCCCCGGCCGAGTGCTCGACGACGACCAAGCCGACGGCCCTCCTCCCGGGGTTGCCGGTCGCGCCCGCGGGCAAGGACGCCAAGACCGGCCTGAAGGACCTCGACGGGCGCTGGGAAGGCTCTTTGATCCACGCCCTCGGCCGCTACGAGGTCCTGCTGACGGTCAAGACCGGCTGGGGCGGGAAGGCCGCGCTGACCTTGGACCTCAAGGAGCTCCAGTTCCGGGACCGCCTGACGGACCGGCTCTCTCTGGTCCCGGGCAAACCGCGCGGCGTCTACGAGGCCGTGCTGACCACGACGGTGGCCCCCGACGCGGAGTTGAAGGGCGGGGCGATCGTGGGCACGGCGGCGCCGCCCGAGCCCCTGGACGGCAAGCCGGCCGCGCCGGAACGGCAGATCGACGTCACCTTCGTCAACGGCGCCGTCCATCGCGCCTACTTCGCCCTCGAGGACAAGACCGTGCTGCGCGTGCGCGCGTTCTCCGGCGTGCCCGGCGCGCCTCTCCAGAAGTTCGAGCTGGAGCTGAAGAAGACGAAACGCGAAGCGCTTTGAGCCTCCTCGCGGCCGTCCTGCTGACCGCCCTCGCGGCGCCGCCCCTCCGGGCCGCCCCCGCGGTGCCCGCGGCGTGCCCCCCCGGGAAGCTCCTGCCCGAATGCCGCATCGTCAGCTATTACGGAAACCCCCTGTCGAAGCGGATGGGCATACTCGGAGAGATCCCCGTCGACGAGATGCTCGAACGCCTGGACAAGCAGGCCGCGGAGTGGCGGAAGGCCGATCCCGCGACGCCGGTCCTGCCCGCGCTCGAGCTGGTGGCCACGGTCGCCTCCCCGACGCCGGGGCCCGACGGCCGCTACAACAACCGCATGCCCGACGCGCTCATCGAGAAGGTCATCGGCTGGGCCGCGCGCCGGGGCTGGCTCGTGATCCTCGACGTGCAGATCGGCCACAGCACGGTGAGAGCGGAGGTCGAGCGGCTGCGCCCGTTCCTGTCGCGGCCGCACGTGCACCTGGCCCTCGACCCCGAGTTCGACATGCCGAGGACGGTGCGTCCGGGCAAGCGGATCGGCACGAGCGACGGGGAGGACGTCAACGTCGCGTCCATCCTGCTCTCCACAATCGCCGCGAACGGGGGCCTGCCGCCGAAGCTCCTGATCGTCCACCGCTTCACCGAGGAGATGCTCATGCGCCGCGAGCGCATCCGCCTCGACCCGCGCGTGCAGATCGCCGTCGTCATGGACGGCTTCGGCTCCCCCGCGCTCAAGCGGCGGGTCTACCGCGTCACGGTCAAGAACGAGCCCGTCCAGCACGCCGGGATCAAGCTGTTCTACAAGAACGACAAGCCGCTGATGACGCCGCGGGAGCTCCTCGAGCTCGAGCCGAAGCCGTCAGTCGTCATCTACCAGTAGCGGCCCGCCTCAGCGGGCGAGGGCGGACGCCTTCACGAACACCACGCCGTCCTTCTCGTGCTTCGGCATCTCTTCCTTGAGGCAGTCGAACGTCGACCGGAAGTAGTGATGGCCGATCGCGATCGCCGAGCCGTGCTTGCGGGCGCGCGCGACGGCCTGGCGCAGCATCTTCGCGCAGAAGGCCTGCGTGTGAAGCTCGGCCGTGTCGAGGAAGACGTCGTTCGTCGCCGCGGGGATGCCGGCCGCCGCGGCCTCCGCGTGCGCGACGCTCTTCTCGGAGACCTTCGAGTCGAGGAAGTACATCCCCGTGGGCTTGAGCTGGGCCATGAAGGCGCGCATCAGGGGCCGGTTCTTCGTCGCTTTGTAGGAACGGTGGTTGTTGAGGCCCTTCGCGTTCGGAATCTGCTTCATCGCCTTGTCGAGGAGCGCGGCGGTCTTGAGGGCGTCCTCGGGGTCCACGGCGTCCTTGGCCAGCTTCAGGGACTGGAACGGGTCGAACGGGTAGTGGATCATCAACTCCTTCGACGCGGCGGCGGAGACGAGCGGCGAGACTTTCTTCGTGCGCGGCGACTCGGGCATCACGGCGAA from Elusimicrobiota bacterium includes these protein-coding regions:
- a CDS encoding divergent polysaccharide deacetylase family protein; the protein is MNKILFAVLLFASPASAAPQVAVVIDDFGLNYKKTPPDEEWLALPGAMTFAVMPESPRTKKVSPLVSAAASKELMIHYPFDPFQSLKLAKDAVDPEDALKTAALLDKAMKQIPNAKGLNNHRSYKATKNRPLMRAFMAQLKPTGMYFLDSKVSEKSVAHAEAAAAGIPAATNDVFLDTAELHTQAFCAKMLRQAVARARKHGSAIAIGHHYFRSTFDCLKEEMPKHEKDGVVFVKASALAR